The genomic segment TTATTTAATCCACTTTTTAATTCAATACCATTGAATGAATTCATGCTTAAATAAGGGGTTTTTTCTGAGCTAAATAAATAAAAATCTTCCCCCCAGTGACCAGCACAAGAAAGATTTATCCAGTTTTCAAAGAAAGATGAAAAATTTTCGCCTAGCCTTAAACCGTGCATATGATAACTAGTGGTCAGATATATAACTTCACCTTTGTTGTATTTTAGGTCAATCCCTAAGTATCCACCATTACCAAATGATGTAAAAATAAGAGTGTTTTTGTTTTCCCAGTGTTTTTTAATAAATGTTCCATCATCATCTAAAAACTCATACATTTCTCTCTCAGTATCGTACCTTATTAAATTATCTAAAGACCAAAGTGGATTATCAAGTATGCCGCCACAATCAATAACACCTTGCTCTATGTCGCCCATATTAAAAAATGTACTATCCGAAAAGTTAGAGTTTTGGAATACCTTAAACTCGTCATTTTTCAAAAACCAATAGAAATGGAGGCTTTTTGTAAAGTTTAGCAACACCTGACGAAAGTCTTCTGGAAATGAAATGTTTAGTTCTTCCTCTACTAATTCTATTTCCTTTTCAGTTGCAGCTGGTTGTATTTCTAGTCCACATTGAAGGTTTTTTTTCTGACATTTAAAGTGATGACTTCGTAGAATGTTTTTCCATTCGTTGTAATCATATTTATTCATACAAAAAATCCACTCCTATTCTTGCCTTACCCAATAAGGTAAATCCTCATTCGTCGGATATACATCCTCATATTTTTTATAGTTCGTTAAATAATCCAACCCATCTTCAGTTACTTTTGCTCCACCTAATAAAATATCAGTAAAAGTTATTATTTCTCCTTTTATGTAATTATGTTCTTTAATATAGTAAATTATTTTTCTGAATTCATAATCTTTCATCTTATAATCTGTTGCCTTTGGAGTATTGGACTGGTTAATCTCCCTTAAAATACTATAAATTAGACGCATTAATATCCCTCCTCTACCCTAATTAAGTATATCATTCTTAGACTTCAAGTACGTTTAACCCCGCCCTAATTTTAAGACGAGGTTAACAATAGTTGTTTCAATTAAGTAGTAAACTTCATTATGCTGTGATAAATAATATCAAAGTTGTTAGAGTTTTGTTTATTTCATAACAGTACCAGATCGTATTATAAGATCAGCAAATTTCCTGTCTGCTCATTCTTAATAGATTTTATCCTTAAGGTAATCAAGATCGCATTAACTATATTCTTGCGCCATATTGTGGAAGATCTAAATATGATCTCATCCTTAATAGTAATTACTTCTTCTTTCACCAATAGTCCCCTGATTATTTATATCTATGCTAATTCAAAACGGCTTACTTTTATGTAGATAAGTTTTACAACATCTTTTGTATCCTCAGGATCTTTGAGATTTAGATGTATTAAAGCATCACTCAATTCTTTATCCTTTTCAAATAATGTTTGGTATTTTTGATAATAATCCAAAACCTCAGGGTAATCCTTTGCCATTTTTTCAATTTTAACATTGATTTTATATTCATTAGTTCCAAAGCCCAGTGACATATATAAGCCAATAAGTAAGTCAACTAGAAAATCGAAAAGCAGAAACATCTGTTAATCCTGACTAAAATCTAAATTATTAGGTTGTTTTGGAAGCTGTTCGACCGAAATCATATTGGTCGTAGGTATTTTTTCAGTCACTTCTTCAAAACGGAAACCATCCGCCCAAACTTTACCCTTTCCATTTAGTAATACCCCAAAATGGATAGAAGCACTTTCTTCCAGAACATCTAACACAATTGAATAGTGATTCCAATCTGTTGTTCCTTGAATAGAACGATTATCCATATTATCAAATTGAATGGCATCCCCACTGGCATTATCAATTCGAAGCCAAGCACCGCATTTTTCCACGTTTTCTGTTTTTAAGAAACATGAAAATTTTAATCGCTTCCCTTTGTAGTCGTGCGCTTGGAACCCTTGCATCATGGTAGCAAATTGTTGCTTGTTTACTTCACCTTTCGAGTAAAGTAGTCCCGATTTTGTTCCTGTATGAAACACATTTGAGTCTACCACTAATTCATAAAGTTCGGGGTTAGAGCCACTTAAGCCCCAGCCTTTGATTTGTTTACTTGTTGTCATTTTTTCATCCTCCTCTATCATTTGTACAGCTTTCATTAGTTTTCGATATCTCCCAGGTGGCAAAGCGTACACTTCTTTAAATGCTCTTGTAAACGCCTCTTGAGATTGAAAATGGAATAGAAATGCAATCGTTAATATTGATTCATCGGTATGGAAAAGAAGCGTTGAAGCCATCGCTAATCG from the Bacillus sp. SM2101 genome contains:
- a CDS encoding SMI1/KNR4 family protein, which gives rise to MNKYDYNEWKNILRSHHFKCQKKNLQCGLEIQPAATEKEIELVEEELNISFPEDFRQVLLNFTKSLHFYWFLKNDEFKVFQNSNFSDSTFFNMGDIEQGVIDCGGILDNPLWSLDNLIRYDTEREMYEFLDDDGTFIKKHWENKNTLIFTSFGNGGYLGIDLKYNKGEVIYLTTSYHMHGLRLGENFSSFFENWINLSCAGHWGEDFYLFSSEKTPYLSMNSFNGIELKSGLNKLM
- a CDS encoding AraC family transcriptional regulator, with product MYYSEVTQRVISYIESNLTEEIQLDTFPSVIGYSKYHLLRIFKQETGKSIGEYIRQRRLAMASTLLFHTDESILTIAFLFHFQSQEAFTRAFKEVYALPPGRYRKLMKAVQMIEEDEKMTTSKQIKGWGLSGSNPELYELVVDSNVFHTGTKSGLLYSKGEVNKQQFATMMQGFQAHDYKGKRLKFSCFLKTENVEKCGAWLRIDNASGDAIQFDNMDNRSIQGTTDWNHYSIVLDVLEESASIHFGVLLNGKGKVWADGFRFEEVTEKIPTTNMISVEQLPKQPNNLDFSQD